The Setaria viridis chromosome 6, Setaria_viridis_v4.0, whole genome shotgun sequence genome includes the window AGGGTGCTGACAAGGACCTGACGTGGAGCGGCCACGAGCCACAGCTCTCAGCTAGCCTACCAAAAGCGTCGCAACAGGTGTCTGCATCCGCCATTAATAACCAGCTCGTACAGCACCTCTGGCTAATGGCTTAGGAGGAGACGATGAGGATGACGAAGGCAATGACGACGATAATCACATGGTTAAGCACCCATAGACCCTTTAAAAGAGagggaaaaaggaaataaaataatctcataagaataagaaaaaaagaGCAATCAGTAGCAGGCATTCAGTGATTCAGTCAGGCAGCAATCTGATGTCCCTGTCTGCATCTCATCTCTCCAGTCTTTACACTGTTCCTTACTTCCTGGTGTGTGAAGACACTGTGGCCTTGCTGTGGAGAGTTTGACATTTGCCTGAAGCACAAGAAAGTCTTTGCTCAAAGGAGCTCCAGGTCCAGGGGAGGGGGACTGTGCTGAGACAGCAATGGGTTGGCTCTCTAGTCTGGGCCTTATCCCATTATCCACTCTTGGAGTGGGTGGTTAGCTGGGGCAGGCATGCCATTCTGCCCCTTGGCAAATAAACCAAGCCCTTCTACTGTGCTGTGTGCTGCTTTCACATGACCCTGAAAAGAGGGCACCTTCAATAGTGATAGCGGTCAACAGCAATCCCATGCTGGTTATGCCatagcaaaagaaaaacaaagtgAATTTGTTGAAAAATGCAAATCAAGAGCATATACATTTGGAACGTGGAAATTTCACTGGAATTCAAACGCGGGTTGGTTAGTTGTAGTTTCCGATGGAGTCTAACCGTACAAACCTTTGGTTATCACTTTAAACAATGAGGAAAACAACTTGAAACATCGTTTCTTCCGAAAGAGCTCAGCACTCGCATTAATCATGAAAATTCCCTTGTTCCAAATGGGCTCTTAACTTGTCGATTTAATTTCCTTCTTGGTTGGCTACATCTCTCTTTCCTGCTTCCCATTTTTCAGGATAGTGCGAAAGGATACGCTTATGATTTCGTGATGGTGAGGTGCTGTGTAAATACAGAGGGTCTCCAATAATTCAGATGTGGGGGCCCAAGAGATCACAGGGATCTACCAATGGAGACGTGCCCATTGGCAGCCACTCGGCCCTTCTTTGTCTCGGTTACCACAGCAAATAGACAAGCAGTGAGGGCTCAGCTCGGCCTACAACAGATTCAACTCCATTTCAACTCTATCTCTGGCTTAACAACAATGTTCAACCAGCCTAGGAAACCACATGCCTTTCATGGTATGCATAACTGTAGATCTTTCTTATCATGCTTTAGAGTATCCAAGAGtctttcctcaaaaaaaaaaggagtatgCAAGAGTCAGACCTAACAATGTATTTcagtttcaaaaataaaataatgacCATACTGAATAGTTGACTATGATTCTAGGGCAATATATTATCTGTGCAACTAAGGTAAATCAGGGGCAAGTGGATATAATTTAAAAGTTGCATTCATGTAAGTTTAAATGTTTAATGCATAAACTCGGACGTTCTAAAAAAAACAGTCCTAAATATTTCAGCTGACTTTATCTTGGATGGAAAATAGGTTGTGCCATGTGTAGCCTAGGCAATTTCTTGTTCATTAAATAAATGTTAAAATTAGTTCAACTATCAACACCATACCAAATATTGTATAAATGGGTGCAAACTTAGGGGGAAAAAAGTAAAATTGATGTAAAGTGACAATCATAATATCACTGCGCTCTTTATGTTTCTCTAAATAATAGACGTTGGCTTGACAACAAGTTTTTGTGAAGTTTTGAGTAGTGATAAGTATAAATTAAACCACAGACACGCGTAACATTTTTAAGGGTGCAATCATGCTCTCTAGAACACCTAAAAGTGTATAATCTTAGAAACTGAGAAAATAGTGTGACAAGTATAAAATAAATCATGGACATGTAACACTGTTTGAGTATATATGCTTTCAAACTTtgtagaaaatgaaaaaaacatAGTCTTTAGGTACAatgaactatatatatatagacaatACGAACTAAAAAAATCATTAGAAATTGTGATATTTTGCCGCTttgattagaaaaaaaaactctatgCCCCATTAATGACATTCCATAATTCTACAATTTTTTGTACTATTTATAATTCTTCTCGGGCATCCCTTGCCGTGAGCCTAACCCCCTTAAACCCTAACTGCCAGAGTTATTCTCAGCGTGCAAGAAGGAAAAAGCTGTCTCATACACAAAATACCGAGCAAATCCGACCCACTAAATTCAGGCAGGACCCACCCCCAAAATATCCAGAGTGTGATTTTACTAGTTTTTTCCTGCATTAATTGAATTATTATTTTCCTCAAAAAGCTGCATCGTGATCATGGAGTGGTGGGTAGCCCATCATGCAAATGGACGGTAAGGACAGTTCGTGTGTCCTCCACAGCACACCGCTTTTACTGTGTGATAACGTGTGTGGCCCCCGGAATTTCGTGGACGAGCCTCGTGACTTGTCTGGTGTGCACGTGGCATCTCCTCAGCCACTACCCACATCTCAAACGTGAAGTACTATAGCGTTGGCATCTCGTCTCGTCTCACTGCAAGGATGGGCCACACAAGGAAAAGGATTTggcctatttcttcttcttcttttttttaccaCCAACCTAGTTTGCATGTGCATGACAAGGAAATAAGTGCTTAAGCTTTACTACCTTTTTTTCCCTATGTTTATTAACACgatcataaaaaaaaacttggatcGATCTTTTCAGACTATAATCTTGAATCATTCGACCAAGCATTGATGTTAGGTCCTTTTCCTTTCTAATTGTATCTCATTTTTCTCTTTGCCTAGTCATCATCATATTGAAACAATGGGCTGGAACATGGGATCAATTGATTTGATGTCGTTCTCAAGTTAGTTGAACTATGGTTTAGTTTTTCGAGATGTACCAATTTTGTGGAAACTAATGCATCATTGATGACTAGGATACCTAGAGAAAACAAATTGATGACTGATTAATTCTATCATCTAGATAGGAATGttaggcctgtttggatacacactcataatctttaggacttcacttttagtccacttttaggacttgtgcatccaaacatatgtcataaaagtgcattcataatgtttaggagtgctattttcattaggaggaccaaaccatcataatgggtcatttttttcctaaaagtggtccccaacccatcctttacccctgttgcccctccccttctctctccatgGCGCTAGAAACAGAGCAAGGGTGgagtaattaggggtacaaaagtcattccccctctaacatcctaaagattatgGTTCCATCCAAACAACCCACTCATAAATTTTAAGACTACCAATTTCTAGCTCCTACACTTTATGagtgtcctaaagtttatgagtgtgtatccaaacaggccctaagtgaCCGATACCGGtacgtactccctctgttccaaattgtaggtcattccaactttattggagagtcaaactattttatatttgatcaaaattatagagaggattacaaagatttatggcgccgaatagatatactatgaaaatatatttaatgaagaatctaatagtcttatttggtatcataaatgttagcactttattgtataaatttggtcaaacttgagatgttttgactttccaagaaagttgaaatgacttacaatttggaacagagggagagTAATACAAATCAATCTTTCATCTCCtcatgtttttctgaaattaaaatggttcctttttttatttttcttatatcTCAATGGTTTTTACAGTAATGAATCTCTGAGTCGGAAATTATCCAAATTTAGTTTCCAAATTTCATAGACTGTGTTGAGGAAGCAATTGTTTCTTCTAAAGAACTGTAACACTACAAATGGGTTAACAGTAAAAAAAATTGGGAAAATAAATGCAGACGCTACATTTTATTTGAGCACGAAAGAAAAGTTCCTGTAAGCCGAGAGAAGCTTTTAGATACCTTTTTGGCCACCCATCATATGCTCtgtcttcttttcttctccccTATAAACTTGTCAACCTCTCTGTGTCACATAGACAGAAGgcagagagaaagggagggaggtaGTGAGAGAAGATGTGCTAACCCATGAACTGCTCTTATGCATGCGGCAGCCATAAGCATTGCTATTAGGTGCTGCTTCCCCTCTTgctctttttttcccccttcttcCCTTCTTGCCCTTGTTCTTCGATGATTGGTTGGGAACTGCATCTTAGGATttgtttttcaaattttttatttgcCTTGCTCCGGTCTTCTTGGTGATTCTTTACATGTTTTCCATATGAGATGGCAAGCAGTCCTTCGCTGTTTGGGGCTACTGGATTAATTTTGACTTCTTTAACCCCCTGCCTTATCCTGAACTTGTTCTAATCATCTTCTATTAGGCCAGCAATGGCAAACGGGTTTCATGAATGTGGTGGTTGCTCATGGACATCCCTAGTGCTAAGTTTAGCCTCTTCAAACTAGCAAGATTTCCTCAATTTTGGTTGGTTCTTCAAAATAGTTTTGGACTGAGCTAGTGGGATTGTGGAGCAGTTCCTTTTTCTGCTGTTTTGCTCATAGAACTGAGGCACCGGACTTGATAAGATTTTGGAACTGAAACCTTAAAGATTTGCACTTGATGTGCATTTGGAGAGGCAATTTCTCTTCTCCAGTTTCTCGCTGCTAGTGAAGCGCTTTATCTGTATATTTTCTCTGCAACTTTTACTGATTTAAGAGTTCAGAGCTGAAGACTTTCTTGCTCTCTCATCAGCAACTCCTGTACTTTGCCCAGGGTTTCATGCAGGTCAAACAAGCTGGTTTTCGCCGCCTGATAGCTGCCGGAATCTGCAAGGTCTCCACGAGCAGCGTCGACGGATAAGGCAGCCGGTACGGCAATGCCGGTTCCCCTTGCACCGTACCCAACTCCTCCGGTGCCGTTCACGCCGCCCAATGGTAAAGTTTTTTGCCCCCAATTACCACTGCAGATATGCACAGGATAACTTTTTTCATGTCAGCAATGTTCTTGGGTACCAGGGAAATGTTGTACTgtaagaaaactaggaaaaaaagTGTTTCTTTTACCAAGGCATGTATGTCATACAGTTGGTATGCTGCTTGATTTTGGACTAGAGCTTGCAATTCCTGGTTCAGAGCTTGCAGCAGTTCCGCTTTGTAACTTTTTTAATGTTCTTATGGAACAAAAATAAACTGCCGAAGTGAACTGTGGAGGTTTATCTGCTGACTTGGATGTTGCAATGCATGAAAGGGACCTTTTTGAAGCAGAGATTTCGATTTTGGGTAGCTGTAAATTCGTACACTGAAGTGTCTTTTGCCCTGCAATTTTCAGGGGCTCAAAGCCAGCTTGTCTGCACCGGCTGCCGGAATCTTCTCATGTATCCAGCTGGTGCGACGTCCGTCTGCTGTGCAGTTTGCAGCACCGTCACCGCCGTGCCGGCTCCGGGTATGCGCCTGAATCCAACCTTCTATTTGGTTTGAAGAATTTGCAAGTAAAGTGGCATCTGAACATTGAGCTACATTTGTGCAGAATTAGTGCAACACTGTCCATTCTTTCTGCTCTGTTTATCAGGTTAAGAAGTGCCATTTGCTGTGTAAATAGGATTTTGCATCTTGCAAACTGTATAGACATAGGAGATGAGAGTTTCTTTTCAGTACAGAGATCTAGTTGCAGGTTTCATGCTTGTAGGGAGATCAAAGGGGACAACTTTGTTTGCCCTTTGAAGCTTTGCAGTTTTCTGAAAATTTGCTGATGCAGTTGTAGCAATTAGCTGTTGACCTCAAATACATTTCTTTTGTGGAGTAAATTTGCCACCTGGATTTTGCGCAGGAACTGAGATGGCACAGTTAGTTTGCGGAGGGTGCCACACTCTCCTGATGTACATACGTGGCGCGACAAGTGTACAATGTTCTTGCTGCCACACTGTTAACCTGGCTATGGAAGGTAGTACACCAATGAAGCTACTATATATTTCTCCTCTTCCTCAGTTGAAACAAGTATATTCCGTGGCTCTGATTCCTGTTTGCAAAATCCATCTTCTGAAAAGAATATATTCTGTGGTCGGAAACTCTAGCAATCAGCCAATAGCATTTTAACATCACAGATTTGGCCTCTTGGAGTCGCATTCACTAAAATCGGTCATTATTCGGAAATCTAAAAAGTTTGACAGTGATATCCTAGAATCACTGAAATGGAATGAATATCTCATAGATCTGTTTTAGTCTGCAAAAAAGAAATTACTGAAAATTTCACAAGATTTTACTCCGACTAATCAAGTTGTGGACTCTCATAATCAGAGAAACTCTTATCAattgttcagagttcagaaagaaaaaaaatgcgtGATTAATTCTAAACATTACAAGTGATAAATGATTCCCTTATTTTCTGTTGCAGCGAATCAAGTTGCACATGTAAACTGCGGGAACTGCCGTATGCTGCTTATGTACCAGTATGGAGCTAGGTCTGTGAAATGCGCAGTCTGCAATTTTGTGACATCAGTTGGGGTAAGTATTCATCAGAGTGCTCTTAAGTTTTAACTATACACGTTCTTTAGCACTAACATCATTTCAGTGCTATTGCCAACTTGTATTGCTCATGGGAATTTACAATTAAACCCACTTTTCATTCCCCTCAGGCATCACCTGGTGCAGAGCAGAAGCCCAGCAGCTGATGTTTCTGAAAATACTGAGATCACCTATGAAGGCAGCTTCTGAAAAGGATGCTTTGAGTGCACATGTATAGAGTTCTTCCCTGAAGCAATTTTTCCCCTCCTTTATCTCCATTCTCCCCCATCCATTCCTGCGTTCCTCCGATGGACCTGGCGAGCCCGCGGAATAAATGAGAGTTTTGGGAAATAACTAGTGCTCAACTTCGTCGACTTGTCTGTAAAACTGAATGAGACATACATAAACCTATGATGTTTTCTGTGCTTCTGAATTTCTGAATGTTCCTTCTGACTGCAGTTGATTCAAATCTAGCTCGTTTGCCCTCCATTTTCTGaagaccttttttttcttctatggTTTATGATTTGTGCCAATTCTTGAAGAAACAGGTGCATGAAGAAGCATTGACAATGTTGTCTCTGTCTATTTGGAACTTCAAAGGAAAGGAGACATGCAACACATGGCACCCAGATGCTGCAATTAGAGAAGCACTGTTGCTTGCAGGGACACAGGACCGGTCAGCTTCCGGACGCCGTCTCTCTGCAGTTGCAGGATTGGGCCCTCTCCCAGCAACAGCAGGCAGTGATGCCATGTGGCTCCATTCAGCTCTGCAGCTACGGCAGAGGTCGGTGAATCATTCATGCTGAAAAGGACTATCAGTCTCTGATAACTGATCCACTTATTATTGGCATTGATGCCTGCCTCGTCACAATTCagagaaaataatgcaaaagTTCAGAAGACAACACACACTGATAAAAGCAGTGTCACAGGCTCATAAGTGGTGTTCAGTCGAGTCAACAGGACAGGTACAGTAGCAGCGGTTGAGGAACAGACAGCCCGAGCACGACGCCTAACCTGAACAAACACCAACCCCTAAACCCAAACCTTCTCTTGAAGTTTTGGCGTAACAAACATGTCTCGTTCAAACATGGTGCATACGGTGAAAATCACTTCACGGACAAAAGGTTTTATGCACATTAGAACATTATCTAAAACACAAAATTAGGTTCAGTACTTATTACAAAACCCTGAAGGATGCAATGCCTACACCAGTAGAAGTATGGAGTTCTGACCATGCAATCCAGCGGAAGCAGGCAGGTGACAGCGAAACTCTCCATGTTCTACACAAAAGGGCAACATCGGATAAACCAGGCACACATCATCCAGGAGTCGATGTAATTGCACAGTTGGATATAAACTTGGAACCACTACTGGCTGATATCAACCATGCCTCAGAGAATTGTACATCGGTTTCTTTGTTCTGCGGGTGATATCGTGGCCTGTTGAAACCTGTTCGGATCGAAGCTATCCACCCCATACTGCCACAACACAAGATACCAATGTAAGCAAAAGGAAGAAAACACTTGAGTGCTATAGAAGTTATAGCAGCAAGAAAAGGGTCTTGTACCTTTTCTCTCATTCTTTGGCTCCAAGCATCGTTCCGGATTGGGCGGTAGTCAAGATTGGGCACCCTAGGATCAGCAGCACCTTGCTGTTGGTTCACTAATGGCTGCCTTATTCCAGACCTTGGGACGATGTACTCGTCATCACTGTCATAATCAGCTTGATTGCCTGACTGCACTATGATAGCTACAGTGAACAGCAGTGCCtgcaaaaagaacaagaaacagTTTGCTGTTATTACTTCTTGCAATTGAAACATTGCATGCTGTGATAATTTTTCAGTTCTATGAAACAAAAAAGGTGAGGCATAGATTGATGAGAACACAAGAAATAATTAAACTGAACCTAAGTAACCATGCACCTGTGGAGGTTACAAACTTTTCATAACAGGTGCATCATTTCTCTTGCACAAACTCAAGTGCATGCAATTTCATCCAGTTTCACCGGAAACCTCAACTCTCTCCAAAAATGTTCTAACCAGGTCCAAATATCTAATATATGTTTGATGCATGACAGTTACCCATGTCTGTTCATGTTCACATGTACCAAACTTGAAACAGTTTGTTGTCAGTAAGCATGTCATCAGACAATAGAAAATATGCTTAGAGTATGTGGGTGCAGGTCAGCAACCTATACTATGGTACAACACACACCCATTTTTGTGTACGGCTAGTGATGAAAAATCATGAAAGTAACCTGAAAGAGAAACTGAAATAACAATGTGCAAAGTTAGAAAGCATGGGATCACTTTATTTTTCCCTAACCTAAACAAAAGACACCTGCACCAAAGTGAGCAGGAGCAAACTAAGATAAGCAGCATAAAGAGGATATTAAAATGTCAAGACTCAAGAGGGACCATCCTGTTTCAAACTCTCATAATAAGCACATCACCTTTCTGTAAGCTTCTTAAAACTGTTTTACCGAAAGAGCTCGAACTGTAGATAGAATAACAAGGTACTGAGCTGTAAGTCCCCTACCCATTTTTTCACAAAGGCTCTGCTTCATTTCATAATTTCCCTACCGCTAACATTATTGTTGTCCTTAATTGTATGATTGCCAGTTTGCCACTACATTGTGATAACAAATTTAGAGCATGTAATCTATTTGGTATGCAAAACAAACTTAATACATATGCAAAAGTGCCTAGTGACTTGAATACTCTTATCAAATGACATCCAGCAATCAAGGGTTGGCCACCTGTTTCATTTTTACCTCAAATATAACAGCTCCAAGTGCAACCCATTTTGCAATTCTCCAATTTTCTTTCAAAAAGCTATACATCATGTCAAAGTTACCAGTTTTGTCAACTGGAATAACCTGCAAAATCACAAATGGAAAACTAAATTAAAGACGAAAAAAATCACGCGCAACAATCTACAAACCGGTCGTACAGCATATTCACCTCTTTCCAACTATGGTTGAAGAAAATGAAGCCTCCTGTAGCAAGCTCTACCAGTATGAACAAAATAATGAGGAATGAATACTATTCGATGTGTCAAGGAAAGCATGGTATGCAACCACAGAAAATAAGGTAGGATATGCTGGCATGTTGCTAATTGGGTGACTGCTACCAGAATTAGTAAGTAGGGAACATCATAGCATTTGAAGCTACAAATGAAGCCTTTTTTGTAATTAATTAATCAAGCCTTTGAACATCTAGTTGCATCTTGCATGCCATGTCAGTCAAATAACATTCCTACATTTTGATGTGTCTTGAGGATATGAATCCACATTGATGATATTATGGTTGATTCCTTTCTCCACTGAGCATAATTACTTGATAGTTACCAGACAGTAACAGCAATCAAATTGGACACTATAAATATAAATCCAGAATTGATTAGGATACAATAGACAAGCAGCATCCATTCCTAGCTCCAGCACAACCAAAGATCGAAGTGATGAAGAGTACAAC containing:
- the LOC117860554 gene encoding tobamovirus multiplication protein 2A, which produces MACRGFFECLLKLLNLIVMAVGLAMVGYGAYLLVMWLQVVPPPAPPLPPSPAPVVVAAGGELVRLGRPLMLLVDASSLSDGTAERLSSAWFIFTFIGVGVVLFITSIFGCAGARNGCCLSIYSFLIILFILVELATGGFIFFNHSWKEVIPVDKTGNFDMMYSFLKENWRIAKWVALGAVIFEALLFTVAIIVQSGNQADYDSDDEYIVPRSGIRQPLVNQQQGAADPRVPNLDYRPIRNDAWSQRMREKYGVDSFDPNRFQQATISPAEQRNRCTIL
- the LOC117860555 gene encoding protein LSD1; translation: MPVPLAPYPTPPVPFTPPNGAQSQLVCTGCRNLLMYPAGATSVCCAVCSTVTAVPAPGTEMAQLVCGGCHTLLMYIRGATSVQCSCCHTVNLAMEANQVAHVNCGNCRMLLMYQYGARSVKCAVCNFVTSVGASPGAEQKPSS